One window of the Candidatus Izemoplasmatales bacterium genome contains the following:
- a CDS encoding EAL domain-containing protein, with protein sequence MTETYRHHFQGMCDRLNYNCVVFRKETGEVLAYRGQHAEDDLRPVTCSVNIDYESIPAENSRVFYGLTLAFDKRVQIVSGSVSLIDVDGGTLVVVFFDARISTFRDNQLPRIFWKDAQGVYRGHSDYVPYENDLKETMVGKTDAELFPKRHTAEYDHSDRAILEKEVCFWDMMGKIKANVFTTLVKIEKFPYYSLDNCLLGILIVYWPVNESIGATADDDDMKQMQALINRALSDAHVYLIVNSVGESTRIEYYSDNLNHLGYDFEMFIDGRMTLKDIIYPPDLDRYLVEVKEILYSRRESYSTTIRLFNAAKDVVWAKISLSPLLGDNNRIRKVAMILQFPESYQDEGLNYQRFIAIANRTHTVYTVRNLGDPYHFVVVTDNVSQFGYSAQEFTIGKMQYRELLHPSDLETYQREIGDLVNRRIRQTVLEYRVVNRKKQHFWVKESLFVLNVGGIEYLESAITNVTTTKNAVDQLRTLEPTLPEGPVPDFNLMTAIRHVDLASLLRSFSEKSGVGALLFNNSGGLLWETRENVKTWEIIRESLDDYESLALTPVLKSRYADLALAVHPVERHGARLGSLLLFGRLNGVREGVRLVNDLGLFPPLSPGQLEGVYRYAGIVADNVAAMIEVAAVTTLEIHADSSLRGDADRQRRMTDVYLEISEPAVAASGLREAFRRIAPTIGGAVQLSRISLFSLEAEGRFDLVEEWYDESMPRIGRESRGNLLSATFLADWNIGEAPIFVVNDSDLVTDPTGTRENARAAVGVRIMKGSVPWGLAVFVDNQSRRTWTEDEKIFFESVGILLHGALERELASGRKGGHRTDFVKVLDSLPSAVAIVNEDNAAILYANAFFSDLFLRREMTAGGLRGEAYVRSFLAAEPTAKAIKELYLKEVDRWFIVNRSPIDYEGAQNAELVILTEITANKKTQETISSLAYTDVLTGLPNRSRFEADLKKTFELSPAMYANSFVGILNIDNFKLINNMYSYSFGDALLKTITIHLNKIPEIQGKIYRFGGDEFSFLVKNLYGEQVYEVAHKVMRLFEAPFYIDGYETACTVSLGIAFLTDTNKDPDDLIRKANLALSDAKTNGKNKFVLFDVSLQKYQEDTVSLERALKGAVDEGCGEFKVFYQPIVDAKTGKITAAEALVRWFSDEYGFVSPVKFIPVAEQTGLIIPLGKHILNTAVKEAKKWLDYGLDIAVSVNFSVIQILQTDLVQTLLKALQTYRLPAKNLIFEVTESLAVDDIQKIIEILTAVRQIGVRIAMDDFGTGYSSLNHLRRMPLDIVKIDRSFIFNIEFDPYTVSFVDTIAKFCHMKGTRICCEGIENETQKALLKGVMVDHLQGYLFGKPAPAEEFWKRLTHE encoded by the coding sequence ATCTCCACCTTCCGCGACAACCAGCTTCCGCGCATCTTCTGGAAGGATGCCCAGGGGGTCTATCGCGGCCACAGCGACTACGTCCCCTACGAGAACGACCTGAAAGAGACAATGGTCGGGAAGACCGACGCCGAACTGTTCCCGAAGCGGCATACCGCCGAGTATGACCACAGCGACAGGGCCATCCTCGAGAAGGAAGTCTGCTTCTGGGATATGATGGGGAAGATCAAGGCGAACGTCTTCACCACCCTCGTCAAGATCGAGAAGTTCCCCTACTATTCGCTCGACAACTGCCTTCTCGGCATCCTCATCGTCTACTGGCCGGTCAACGAGTCGATCGGCGCAACCGCGGACGATGACGACATGAAGCAGATGCAGGCCCTCATCAACCGCGCGCTTTCGGACGCGCACGTCTACCTGATCGTCAACAGCGTCGGCGAATCGACCCGGATCGAGTACTACAGCGACAACCTGAACCATCTCGGCTACGATTTCGAGATGTTCATCGACGGCCGGATGACGCTCAAGGACATCATCTATCCGCCGGATCTCGACCGCTATCTCGTCGAGGTGAAGGAGATCCTCTATTCGCGGCGTGAATCGTATTCGACGACGATCCGGCTCTTCAACGCGGCGAAGGACGTCGTCTGGGCGAAGATCTCGCTCTCGCCCCTGCTCGGCGACAACAACCGGATCCGCAAGGTCGCGATGATCCTGCAGTTCCCCGAAAGCTATCAGGACGAGGGTTTGAACTACCAGCGGTTCATCGCCATCGCCAATCGCACGCATACGGTCTACACCGTCCGCAATCTCGGCGACCCGTACCATTTCGTCGTGGTCACCGACAACGTGAGCCAGTTCGGCTATTCCGCCCAGGAATTCACGATCGGGAAGATGCAGTACCGCGAACTCCTCCACCCGTCCGACCTCGAGACCTACCAGCGCGAGATCGGCGACCTCGTCAACCGGCGGATCCGCCAGACGGTCCTCGAGTATCGCGTCGTCAACCGGAAGAAGCAGCATTTCTGGGTCAAGGAAAGCCTCTTCGTCCTGAACGTCGGCGGCATCGAATACCTCGAATCGGCGATCACCAACGTCACCACGACGAAGAACGCGGTCGACCAGTTGCGCACGCTCGAGCCGACGCTTCCCGAAGGACCCGTCCCCGATTTCAACCTGATGACGGCGATCCGGCACGTCGACCTCGCCTCGCTGCTTCGCTCGTTCTCGGAAAAAAGCGGCGTCGGCGCCCTCCTCTTCAACAATTCCGGCGGCCTGCTCTGGGAAACCCGCGAGAACGTCAAGACGTGGGAGATCATCCGCGAGAGTCTCGACGACTACGAATCGCTCGCGCTCACCCCGGTCCTGAAATCGCGTTACGCCGACCTCGCGCTCGCGGTTCATCCGGTCGAGCGCCACGGCGCGCGTCTCGGCTCGCTCCTCCTCTTCGGGCGCCTGAACGGCGTCCGCGAAGGCGTCCGTCTGGTGAACGACCTCGGTCTTTTCCCGCCGTTGTCCCCCGGCCAGCTCGAAGGCGTCTACCGCTACGCCGGCATCGTCGCCGACAACGTCGCCGCGATGATCGAGGTCGCCGCCGTCACGACGCTCGAGATCCACGCCGATTCCTCGCTTCGCGGTGACGCCGACCGGCAGCGCCGCATGACCGACGTCTATCTCGAAATCAGCGAACCCGCCGTCGCGGCCTCCGGGCTTCGCGAGGCCTTCCGGCGCATCGCCCCGACGATCGGCGGCGCGGTCCAGCTCTCGCGCATCTCGCTCTTTTCGCTCGAGGCCGAGGGTCGGTTCGATCTCGTCGAGGAATGGTATGACGAGTCGATGCCGCGGATCGGACGCGAGTCGCGCGGAAACCTCCTTTCCGCGACCTTCCTCGCCGATTGGAACATCGGCGAGGCTCCGATCTTCGTCGTCAACGATTCCGATCTCGTGACGGATCCGACGGGGACCCGCGAGAACGCCCGCGCCGCCGTCGGCGTCCGCATCATGAAGGGCTCCGTGCCGTGGGGGCTGGCGGTCTTCGTCGACAACCAGTCACGACGGACCTGGACCGAGGACGAGAAGATCTTCTTCGAAAGCGTCGGGATCCTCCTGCACGGCGCACTCGAACGCGAACTTGCGTCGGGACGGAAGGGCGGACACCGCACCGACTTCGTCAAGGTGCTCGACTCGCTTCCCAGCGCAGTCGCGATCGTGAACGAAGACAATGCCGCGATCCTCTACGCCAACGCCTTCTTCTCCGACCTCTTCCTGCGCCGCGAGATGACCGCGGGCGGACTGCGCGGCGAAGCGTACGTACGCTCCTTCCTCGCGGCCGAACCGACCGCGAAGGCGATCAAGGAACTGTATCTGAAGGAAGTCGACCGCTGGTTCATCGTGAACCGCTCGCCGATCGACTACGAAGGCGCGCAGAACGCGGAACTGGTGATTCTGACCGAAATCACCGCCAACAAGAAGACGCAGGAGACGATCTCGTCGCTCGCGTACACCGACGTCCTCACCGGTCTGCCGAACCGGTCGCGCTTCGAGGCCGACCTGAAGAAGACCTTCGAACTGAGCCCGGCGATGTATGCCAACTCGTTCGTCGGCATCCTCAACATCGACAACTTCAAGCTGATCAACAACATGTACAGCTATTCGTTCGGCGACGCGCTCCTGAAGACGATCACGATCCACCTGAACAAGATCCCGGAGATCCAGGGCAAGATCTACCGCTTCGGCGGCGACGAGTTCTCGTTCCTCGTGAAGAACCTCTACGGGGAACAGGTCTACGAGGTCGCCCACAAGGTGATGCGGCTGTTCGAGGCGCCGTTCTACATCGACGGGTACGAGACCGCCTGCACGGTCTCGCTCGGCATCGCCTTTCTCACCGACACGAACAAGGATCCCGACGATCTGATCCGCAAGGCCAACCTCGCCCTTTCCGATGCGAAGACCAACGGCAAGAACAAGTTCGTCCTCTTCGACGTCAGCCTCCAGAAGTATCAGGAGGATACCGTCAGCCTCGAACGCGCGCTCAAGGGCGCCGTCGACGAGGGCTGCGGCGAATTCAAGGTCTTCTACCAGCCGATCGTCGACGCGAAGACGGGCAAGATCACCGCGGCCGAAGCGCTCGTGCGCTGGTTCTCGGACGAATACGGGTTCGTGAGCCCCGTCAAGTTCATCCCCGTCGCGGAACAGACCGGCCTCATCATCCCGCTCGGCAAGCACATCCTCAACACCGCCGTCAAGGAGGCGAAGAAGTGGCTCGACTACGGCCTCGACATCGCCGTGTCGGTCAACTTCTCGGTCATCCAGATCCTCCAGACGGATCTCGTCCAGACGCTTCTGAAGGCGCTCCAGACATATCGTCTGCCGGCCAAGAACCTGATCTTCGAGGTCACCGAGAGCCTCGCCGTGGACGACATCCAGAAGATCATCGAGATCCTCACGGCGGTCCGCCAGATCGGCGTCCGGATCGCGATGGACGACTTCGGCACCGGCTACTCCTCGCTCAACCATCTGCGGCGGATGCCGCTCGACATCGTCAAGATCGACCGCAGCTTCATCTTCAACATCGAGTTCGACCCCTACACCGTCTCGTTCGTCGACACGATCGCCAAGTTCTGCCACATGAAGGGGACCCGGATCTGTTGCGAAGGCATCGAGAACGAGACCCAGAAGGCGCTCCTCAAGGGCGTGATGGTCGACCATCTCCAGGGCTACCTCTTCGGCAAGCCCGCACCTGCCGAGGAATTCTGGAAGCGTCTGACCCACGAATGA
- the typA gene encoding translational GTPase TypA produces MNIRNVAIIAHVDHGKTTLVDGLLKQSHSLRENQHMDECAMDSNPIERERGITILAKNTAIDYEGHRINILDTPGHADFGGEVERIMNMVDGVLLVVDAYEGTMPQTRFVLKKALEAKVKPIVVINKVDRYAARPDEAVDQVLELFIELGADDDQLDFPVVYASGINGQSSYVPELKPEDDLRPLLDTILRVVPAPATDAASPLRFQPSLLDYNDYVGRMGIGKIMQGTMKTNQIVSCVRLDGSIKEFRIQKLYGFLGLERMEIEEAYAGDIVAISGLPDIYVGETVCNVGLEDPLPLIRIGEPTVQMTFGTNTSPFSGQEGKFVTSTKIDDRLYRETQKDLALRFERIGASEQWVVSGRGELHLGILIENMRREGYEFQVSQAKVIVRTIDGIQCEPFETVQIDCPSESVGAAMELLGSRGGIVQSMDSKENQTRINYVMPSRGLIGFMTDFLTATKGYGILNHTYLEYRPMVALNVGQRKLGVLVAVEEGLATAYSLGGLEERGTMFIDPRTRVYEGMIVGECNREKDLAVNVVTEKKQTNTRSSVKDFTVVLKRPRKMTLEMCLDYINDDELVEVTPKSIRMRKMILTTDERKKWDMRRKRGTDVEE; encoded by the coding sequence ATGAACATCAGAAACGTTGCGATCATCGCCCACGTCGACCACGGCAAGACCACCCTCGTCGACGGGCTTCTGAAACAGTCCCATTCCCTGCGCGAGAACCAGCACATGGACGAATGCGCGATGGACTCCAATCCGATCGAGCGCGAGCGCGGGATCACGATCCTCGCGAAGAATACCGCGATCGACTACGAGGGTCATCGCATCAACATCCTCGACACCCCCGGCCACGCCGACTTCGGCGGCGAGGTCGAGCGCATCATGAACATGGTCGACGGCGTCCTCCTCGTCGTCGACGCCTACGAGGGCACGATGCCGCAGACGCGGTTCGTGCTCAAGAAGGCGCTTGAGGCCAAGGTCAAGCCGATCGTCGTCATCAACAAGGTCGACCGCTACGCGGCCCGTCCCGACGAGGCCGTCGACCAGGTGCTCGAACTCTTCATCGAGCTCGGCGCCGACGACGACCAGCTCGATTTTCCGGTCGTGTATGCCTCCGGCATCAACGGCCAGTCGAGCTACGTCCCCGAACTCAAGCCCGAGGACGACCTCCGGCCGCTGCTCGACACGATCCTCCGGGTCGTCCCGGCGCCGGCGACGGATGCGGCTTCGCCGCTGCGCTTCCAGCCGTCGCTGCTCGACTACAACGACTACGTCGGCCGCATGGGCATCGGCAAGATCATGCAGGGGACGATGAAGACCAACCAGATCGTCAGCTGCGTCCGTCTCGACGGCTCGATCAAGGAATTCCGGATCCAGAAGCTCTACGGGTTCCTCGGACTCGAACGGATGGAGATCGAAGAGGCCTACGCCGGCGACATCGTCGCGATCTCCGGCCTGCCGGACATCTATGTCGGCGAGACCGTCTGCAACGTCGGCCTCGAGGATCCGCTGCCGCTGATCCGGATCGGCGAGCCGACGGTGCAGATGACCTTCGGCACGAACACGAGCCCGTTCTCCGGCCAGGAAGGCAAGTTCGTCACCTCGACGAAGATCGACGACCGTCTCTATCGCGAGACCCAGAAGGACCTCGCGCTCCGCTTCGAGCGGATCGGCGCCTCGGAACAGTGGGTCGTCTCCGGCCGCGGCGAGCTCCATCTCGGGATCCTGATCGAGAACATGCGCCGCGAGGGCTACGAATTCCAGGTCTCGCAGGCGAAGGTCATCGTCCGCACGATCGACGGCATCCAGTGCGAGCCGTTCGAGACCGTCCAGATCGATTGTCCGTCGGAAAGCGTCGGCGCGGCGATGGAACTCCTCGGTTCGCGCGGCGGGATCGTCCAGTCGATGGATTCGAAGGAGAACCAGACGCGGATCAACTACGTCATGCCGTCGCGCGGCCTGATCGGCTTCATGACCGACTTCCTGACGGCGACGAAGGGCTACGGGATCCTGAACCACACCTATCTCGAGTACCGTCCGATGGTCGCCCTGAACGTCGGTCAGCGCAAGCTCGGCGTCCTCGTCGCCGTCGAGGAGGGCCTCGCCACCGCCTATTCGCTCGGCGGCCTCGAGGAGCGCGGGACGATGTTCATCGACCCCCGCACCCGCGTTTACGAAGGCATGATCGTCGGCGAGTGCAACCGCGAGAAGGACCTCGCGGTCAACGTCGTCACCGAGAAGAAGCAGACCAACACCCGCTCCTCGGTCAAGGACTTCACCGTCGTCCTCAAGCGGCCGCGCAAGATGACCCTCGAGATGTGCCTCGACTACATCAACGACGATGAACTCGTCGAGGTCACGCCGAAGTCGATCCGCATGCGCAAGATGATCCTGACGACCGACGAACGCAAGAAATGGGACATGCGCCGCAAGCGCGGAACCGACGTCGAAGAATAG
- a CDS encoding RluA family pseudouridine synthase, translated as MDVLRFRIDGRFAGMTPAEFLSDFALAKAKASRIFRLGAFLVNGRPADPAATLVKGDVVTIDLRPFEGLDFVPEYGDVAVLYEDDSVLVVDKPAGIIVHPDDKAKTGTLVNLVAGHFERQGLDRRVGYLHRLDRDTTGCLLVAKDFLAHAKLASQWDHETVTRSYLALVSGRFRDASGTVDLPLGRDRHVAGRHRVHPDGERAVTRYRVLRQYDGYAAVALTLLTGKTHQIRAHMAHLGHPLLGDSLYGGETAGIARTALHAETIAFPHPMTGEKIEVIAPLPYDIARLM; from the coding sequence ATGGACGTCCTGCGGTTTCGAATCGACGGCCGGTTCGCCGGCATGACGCCTGCGGAGTTCCTTTCCGACTTCGCGCTCGCGAAGGCGAAGGCGTCCCGCATCTTCCGCCTGGGCGCCTTCCTCGTGAACGGCCGTCCCGCCGACCCCGCGGCGACCCTCGTCAAGGGCGACGTCGTGACGATCGACCTCCGTCCGTTCGAGGGCCTCGATTTCGTCCCAGAATACGGCGACGTCGCCGTCCTCTACGAAGACGACAGCGTCCTCGTCGTGGACAAGCCCGCGGGCATCATCGTCCATCCCGACGACAAGGCGAAGACGGGCACCCTCGTCAATCTCGTCGCCGGTCATTTCGAGCGTCAGGGACTCGACCGCAGGGTCGGTTACCTGCACCGCCTCGACAGGGACACGACCGGCTGCCTGCTGGTCGCGAAGGACTTCCTCGCGCATGCGAAACTCGCTTCCCAGTGGGACCACGAGACCGTGACGCGCAGCTACCTCGCCCTCGTCTCGGGAAGGTTCCGAGACGCTTCGGGCACCGTCGACCTGCCGCTCGGCCGCGACCGCCACGTCGCCGGCCGCCATCGCGTCCATCCGGACGGCGAACGCGCCGTGACGCGTTATCGCGTCCTGCGTCAATACGACGGCTACGCCGCCGTCGCGCTGACGCTTCTGACCGGCAAAACCCACCAGATCCGCGCGCACATGGCCCATCTCGGCCATCCGCTCCTCGGCGATTCCCTCTACGGAGGCGAAACGGCAGGGATCGCGCGGACCGCGCTCCACGCGGAGACGATCGCGTTTCCGCATCCGATGACCGGCGAGAAGATCGAGGTCATCGCCCCCCTGCCATACGATATCGCCCGGCTGATGTGA
- a CDS encoding DUF5668 domain-containing protein has translation MNKDNKRLLAGIALIAIGAMVLADRMGWLVFDPFFNGWWTLFLIIPGIVSMTKQGVRVGNTLLVAVGAILFLQEQGVNLTGYMLAIVLVVLGVVTIVKKN, from the coding sequence ATGAACAAGGACAACAAGCGACTTCTGGCGGGGATCGCCCTGATCGCGATCGGCGCGATGGTGCTGGCGGATCGCATGGGCTGGCTCGTCTTCGATCCGTTCTTCAACGGCTGGTGGACGCTGTTTCTGATCATCCCGGGCATCGTCTCGATGACGAAACAGGGCGTCCGCGTCGGCAACACCCTGCTCGTGGCGGTCGGCGCGATCCTCTTCCTGCAGGAACAGGGCGTCAACCTGACCGGATACATGCTCGCGATCGTGCTCGTCGTCCTCGGCGTGGTCACGATCGTCAAGAAGAACTGA
- a CDS encoding HIT family protein: protein MCVFCDVQGKRPVIYEDDLVFAIEDAFPVSLGHTLIIPKRHAETYFDATEAERKALGDAVVKIREILDARHRPDGYNIGVNCGAAAGQTVMHLHVHVIPRYAGDELHPRGGVRGVIASRKSY, encoded by the coding sequence ATGTGCGTCTTCTGCGACGTCCAGGGCAAACGTCCCGTCATCTACGAGGACGACCTGGTGTTCGCGATCGAGGACGCCTTTCCGGTGTCCTTGGGCCATACGCTGATCATTCCTAAGCGGCACGCCGAGACCTATTTCGACGCCACCGAAGCCGAACGCAAGGCGCTCGGCGACGCCGTCGTCAAGATCCGGGAGATCCTCGACGCGAGGCATCGTCCCGACGGCTACAACATCGGCGTGAACTGCGGCGCGGCCGCCGGCCAGACGGTCATGCATCTGCACGTCCACGTGATTCCGCGGTATGCGGGCGACGAGCTCCATCCGCGCGGCGGCGTCCGCGGCGTGATCGCATCCAGAAAAAGCTACTAG